One Aegilops tauschii subsp. strangulata cultivar AL8/78 chromosome 7, Aet v6.0, whole genome shotgun sequence genomic window carries:
- the LOC109756343 gene encoding homoarginine-6-hydroxylase 2-ODD-233 — protein sequence MIADPAVTPLTSSHLPSPSLSRTPNPSPVSGLPLASPNIMGSDFKAIPLIDISPLVEKIDDPAMAGDEGLLDVVRMLDDACREAGFFYVKGHGISEPLMTEVRDVTRKFFQLPREEKLKIKMTPQSGYRGYQRVGENVTKGKPDMHEAIDCYTPIEPGRYGDLAKPMEGSNLWPDYPSNFNALLENYISLLRDLSRKIMRGIALALGAPLDAFEGGVAGDAFWVLRLIGYPVSDDIPQEERTDIGCGAHTDYGLLTLVNQDDEICALEVRNQSGEWIYAKPVPGTFVCNIGDMLKVWSNGIYQPTLHRVVNNSPRYRVSVAFFYESNFDAAVEPVEFCREKTGGVAKYEKVVYGEHLVQKVLTNFVM from the exons ATGATTGCTGATCCTGCCGTCACGCCACTCACCTCATCTCACCTGCCATCGCCCTCCTTATCCCGAACCCCAAATCCCTCTCCGGTCTCGGGTCTACCTCTCGCCTCGCCGAACATCATGGGCTCCGACTTCAAGGCCATCCCTCTGATCG ACATCAGCCCGCTCGTCGAAAAGATCGACGACCCTGCCATGGCCGGCGACGAGGGTCTGCTCGACGTCGTCCGGATGCTGGACGACGCTTGCAGGGAGGCCGGATTCTTCTATGTG AAAGGCCATGGGATTTCAGAGCCGCTAATGACGGAAGTCAGGGATGTCACACGCAAGTTCTTTCAGCTCCCTCGCGAGGAAAAACTGAAGATCAAAATGACACCTCAGAGTGGATATAG AGGATATCAGAGAGTGGGAGAAAATGTTACCAAGGGTAAACCTGATATGCATGAAGCAATTGAC TGCTACACGCCTATCGAACCGGGGAGATATGGTGATCTAGCTAAACCAATGGAAGGATCTAATTTGTG GCCAGATTATCCATCGAATTTTAACGCGCTGCTGGAAAACTATATAAGCCTTCTACGAG ATCTTTCAAGGAAGATCATGAGAGGCATAGCCTTGGCACTGGGTGCGCCGTTGGATGCTTTCGAAGGCGGAGTGGCGGGAGATGCTTTTTGGGTTCTCAGGTTAATTGGCTATCCAGTCTCAGATGACATCCCACAAGAGGAACGCACTGATATTGGATG TGGAGCTCATACAGATTATG GTCTTCTGACATTGGTGAATCAGGATGATGAAATCTGTGCTCTTGAG GTCAGAAACCAGTCCGGTGAGTGGATATACGCCAAGCCGGTCCCGGGAACCTTCGTTTGCAACATCGGGGACATGCTGAAG GTTTGGTCGAATGGGATATACCAGCCCACGCTCCACAGAGTCGTCAATAACTCCCCTCGCTACCGTGTATCTGTCGCCTTCTTCTACGAG TCGAACTTCGACGCTGCGGTGGAACCTGTAGAGTTCTGCCGGGAGAAGACGGGCGGCGTTGCCAAGTATGAGAAGGTGGTGTATGGGGAGCACCTAGTGCAGAAAGTCCTCACCAACTTCGTCATGTAA
- the LOC109756348 gene encoding germin-like protein 5-1, translating into MAAATFLLALAVVALGSGHVDAFDPNPLQDFCVTDPTSKVHENGLACKDPAAVVAEDFHFGGLDKPGGTTSKRFGFTANQVQIPGLNTLGESHVRLDVAPGGVFPVHYHPRAAETALVLEGSVYFGFVSSYPDNKLYAKVLRKGDVFAVPQGLVHFLHNNGTTPATLYASLSSQNPGLVLLGNSLFAGALPDDLVAKTLLTDQHTVQTIKANFRRS; encoded by the exons ATGGCTGCTGCGACGTTCCTCTTGGCGCTCGCGGTCGTTGCCCTCGGCTCCGGCCATGTCGACGCGTTCGACCCTAACCCTCTCCAGGACTTCTGCGTCACCGACCCCACGTCCAAAG TGCACGAGAACGGGTTGGCCTGCAAGGAcccggcggcggtggtggcggaggACTTCCACTTCGGCGGCCTGGACAAGCCGGGCGGCACGACGAGCAAGCGCTTCGGGTTCACGGCGAACCAGGTGCAGATCCCGGGCCTGAACACGCTGGGCGAGTCGCACGTCCGCCTCGACGTCGCGCCGGGGGGCGTCTTCCCGGTGCACTACCACCCGAGGGCGGCGGAGACGGCGCTGGTGCTGGAGGGCTCCGTCTACTTCGGCTTCGTCTCCTCCTACCCGGACAACAAGCTCTACGCCAAGGTGCTCCGCAAGGGCGACGTGTTCGCCGTGCCGCAGGGGCTCGTGCACTTCCTCCACAACAACGGCACCACGCCGGCCACGCTCTACGCCTCCCTCAGCAGCCAGAACCCCGGACTGGTGCTCCTCGGCAACTCGCTCTTCGCCGGGGCGCTCCCCGACGATCTCGTCGCCAAGACGCTGCTCACGGACCAGCACACCGTGCAGACCATCAAGGCAAACTTCCGGCGGTCTTGA
- the LOC109756346 gene encoding protein FAR1-RELATED SEQUENCE 5 yields the protein MDGHSASLEEIEEYHMMVSQMFASENQGYEHYNRYARAKGFSVRLDDKEYVKGTREVKARRFCCSKEGHRLEKYFQATDQKREPRALTRCGCKAMLEIQHDAGRGQWFVKKFVDVHNHPLADPDQSAFLRSHRRMNDAHKADAVEYGLGGLRTFQIMNVAEKQHGGYPHVGYISRDLYNFFARYKKKRILGRDADFVLNHMRVQEERDGEFFFKYTTDDEGHLRNLFWADSQSQIDYEAFRDVVVFDSTYRVNRYNLAFVAFVGLNHHRSTVVFGIGVVSDETHKSYEWLLQTFVEAMGNKEPISVITDGDSAMRKAIRKILPRTDHRLCSWHIEQNMIRHLRNRMLDDFRKLIYCRMGVYQFEKSWAEFKANY from the coding sequence ATGGATGGTCATAGTGCTAGCTTGGAGGAGATAGAAGAATATCACATGATGGTTAGTCAGATGTTTGCAAGCGAGAACCAAGGTTACGAGCACTACAACAGATATGCAAGAGCAAAAGGTTTTAGTGTCAGATTGGATGACAAGGAGTACGTGAAGGGCACCAGAGAGGTGAAAGCAAGACGTTTCTGCTGCTCTAAAGAAGGGCACCGATTGGAGAAGTACTTTCAAGCGACTGACCAAAAAAGGGAGCCACGGGCGCTGACCCGTTGTGGTTGCAAAGCTATGCTTGAGATCCAACATGATGCAGGCAGGGGTCAGTGGTTTGTTAAGAAGTTTGTTGATGTCCATAACCACCCGCTAGCTGACCCGGACCAATCTGCTTTTCTACGGTCTCACCGTCGGATGAACGATGCTCACAAGGCTGATGCAGTGGAATACGGACTTGGTGGTCTCCGTACGTTCCAAATCATGAATGTGGCTGAGAAACAGCATGGTGGCTATCCTCATGTTGGGTATATTTCCCGAGACCTGTACAATTTCTTCGCCAGGTACAAGAAAAAAAGAATCTTAGGCAGGGATGCTGACTTTGTGCTGAACCATATGAGAGTACAGGAAGAACGAGATGGTGAGTTTTTCTTCAAATACACCACGGATGATGAAGGACATCTTCGAAATTTATTCTGGGCAGATTCACAGTCTCAGATTGATTATGAAGCATTCAGAGATGTAGTTGTGTTTGACAGCACTTATCGGGTCAACCGCTACAATCTCGCTTTTGTTGCATTTGTTGGACTGAACCATCATCGTAGTACTGTTGTTTTCGGGATTGGTGTTGTTTCAGATGAGACCCACAAGTCATACGAGTGGCTACTTCAGACCTTTGTAGAGGCGATGGGTAATAAGGAGCCCATATCTGTTATCACAGATGGAGACTCGGCAATGAGAAAAGCAATTAGGAAGATTTTGCCAAGGACAGACCATCGGCTATGCAGTTGGCACATTGAGCAGAACATGATACGCCACCTGCGTAATCGAATGCTTGATGACTTCAGAAAACTCATATACTGTCGAATGGGAGTTTACCAGTTTGAGAAATCATGGGCTGAGTTCAAGGCGAACTATTAG